In Bacillus sp. S3, the sequence CTTTAGCAACACGTCGTGTAATAGCATCCTTTGTCAATCCCATTTCTGGCTGCTGACGGACATAAACGACACCACCGGTCATGCCTGCACAAATCCACGGACCTGGGTCACCTAACACGAGCCCGCGGCCGTTTGTCATATACTCGAATGCAAATCCTTTAATATTGGCATTCGCACCGATGTTTCCGGCTTCTTTTTCCGGAAGTGGCTTTTTCATCGCTCCGCCGATAATTAAATCAGCGCCAGAGAGACGAATTCCAGCACGGGCATCGGCATTTCCTTGGGCGATTAGCAAACCTTTTTGCGCCCCGTAGCCAAACCCTTTACCAACTGAACCATTAAATAAAATCCCATTTTTACCTTTGGACTTCAGAACTTGAATAGCCCCGCCAAAGGAAGTTTTTCCAACCCCGTCCTGACCGCCACCCTCCACAGTGATCTCAATTCCTTCACTATTGTAGGCACCTAAGCCGTTACCCGGAATGGAACCGTCCAAATACTTAAGCTGTACTGGGGCCAGCTGCTTGTAGGAGCCGTCCAATCTGCCGCGAACGCGATGACAGGATACTCGACTTCCTAATACACGCTGTTCAGATGTTACACTTACGAATTCTCGCGAAGAAAGGAGCTGTTCGACACTGGCATCAAGATATTCCGCTCCTGCAGCCACCTGCATTTGAACCTCCTCCATAGATTTTGAAGCTTCTATTTTTGCAAATTGGCTGATTTCCAGTGGTTTTAACAAGTAGGAAAGGTTAAGCTGCTGTTCTCCTCTTACTTGCTCCAATAATTCTGAATGGCCGACAGCATCTTGTAAATTTTTAATACCGAGTGAAGCAGCAAGTGTCTTTAATTCTAATCCAAAAGCTGTAAATAGATTCATGATCCCTTGAACGGCCATATCAAACTGTCTTGGGACAAACCGTCTTAATCCATGCTCTTTTGCCTGGGCTTCTGATTCAATTTGCGTAGCAATACCAACATGGCATGTATCTAAATGGCAGCCGCGGCAAGTCGTACAGCCGATGGACAGCATTGCCAATGTTCCGAATCCGACACGATTTGCTCCAAGCAGCATGATTTTAATCACGTCCATAGCACTCTTCATGCCGCCGTCAGCCCAAATTTCTACTTTGTGGCGAAGACCGCTTTCTAAAAGGGCATTATGGGCTGCTTTTACACCAATTTCAACTGGCAAGCCTACGTACTGCAGGGCATGAATTCTGGCTGCACCTGTCCCTCCATCAAAGCCGCTTAACGTAATGATATCTGCACCGGCTTTCGCAATTCCGACAGCGATAGTTCCGATATTCGGTACGACCGGCACCTTGACTGCAATCTTAGCCTGATCGTTTGCTGTTTTTAATTCAAGAATCATTTGCGCCAAATCTTCGATTGAATAAATATCATGATTGTTTGATGGTGAGATCAAATCCGAACCTAGCGTTGCATTACGAGCTTCCGCAACCTTTGCGGTAACCTTAGAACCAGGTAAGTGGCCGCCCTCACCAGGCTTCGCCCCTTGACCAATTTTAATTTCTAATAGATTAGAAGAGTTTAATAGTTCAGCGTTCACTCCGAAACGGCCGGATGCAATCTGCTGACCGCGCGTCTTCGGATATTTACCGAGCATATCCTTAATTTCGCCGCCTTCACCATTTAAGCTGACCATATTTAAACGATCTGCCCCTTCAGCATAGGCCCTAAAGGCTGTTTCATTCTGCGAACCAAAGGACATCGAAGATATCAAAAACGGTAAATCATGATCACCGACACGTAGATCGACGTCAGCAGGTAAAACCCGTTTATTGGTCTTCTTAAGCTGCACTAAATGGCGAATGGTTGTTGGATTTTCTGTTTCTTGTTCAGAGATTTTATCACGATAAGCACTATAGTCACCAGTTGCAGCCACTTCACCAATAGCTTTCCATATCCGTGGGAAGAGGTGAAAGGTTTTTCCGACTCTTTCCTTCTCACTCTGATAATCTTCTGCTCTTTTTAACGCATCAAGCTTCATCGCTTCAAAATTCGATTCAATTTCTTTTGAACCAAAAAAGTTAATGATGTTTAAAATTTGCGCAATTTCCTCATGGAGCCCAATACTTGAGAATAGTCTTCCATAACCGCGGAGTTCATGGATTCCTATTGTCGAGATTACCTTTTCAATTCCCTTTGTTAGGGCGCTATATAAGTTTAATAACGGCTTATTAGATTCATCGAGAACCGTTAAGAACATATAATATGGGCTGACCAAATCGGCCCCAAGACCAAATACGGTAATAATATCATGCAGCGAGCGAATCGCGGCAGAACGTAATACTAATGAGCATTCTCTTCTTAATTCTGCTTTGACTAACGCCTGATCGATTGCTGATGTTACAAGATGTGGGTCAATCCAATAGAAATCCTCCTGATGGGATTTTGCATCATCAAGGATGAGTAATGTTTTTCCTGCCTGGACAGCCTGAACGGCTTCCTCCGCAATTCTTGCGATAGCCTGATCTACATTTTCATCCTTTTTAAATGTGGCAGATAAATAGGCTGCTAATTTCTGCTGTTGAAAATGCTGCGCAACTTGATCAAAGCTCGGCTGACCTAGGGTCTCTGAACATGTGTAACCTGCTTTTCCTTCTAATAGAAGAGGAGTGGTTAACTCCAACACCGTTTCCGTTTTTTCTTTCAAAAATAATGTTGGACGCTTGCCGATAATGACACGAGTGGAGAAA encodes:
- a CDS encoding glutamate synthase-related protein; this encodes MTQKWTPSRFKDFHKQEHDACGIVACLEKNKIPTRKNIFDCIEALVTMNHRAGFINGEGDGVGIHMDIPTELWKEKLQKNGLDPQIAEKNEFAVGHVFISQKVNWDITKQELVKKLEKNDLVLILETNDVTDSSALGPIAIQENPVFWQFACLPANKGKDLTKILFDTLVDFEINEHVHVASLSQNHVVYKVMGAGDILPRYYHDLANPLARSTMTLGHNRYSTNTLSSFFRVQPFSVLGHNGEINTIAKLRDEAKMINVPLVKDGSDSQDLSRTMETLICREGYSLFEAMDLLFPPIINEIKAYPKHLQDLYTYLREAWGHFAQGPAGIISRYGQEAVFSVDALGLRPLWMLETESSYLFSSEPGIIPSSEYVNDPKPLAPGEKVGFKWNGAKLEVYEQNRYQEEVYQRFAERLNIDGSRLRLLPPVLAKTVTMNYPDKLHNGQYKAFGWERDHIQLIEQMAEKGVEPIRSLGHDAPLAALNPERVNIADYIKESVAVVTNPAIDRDRETEHFSTRVIIGKRPTLFLKEKTETVLELTTPLLLEGKAGYTCSETLGQPSFDQVAQHFQQQKLAAYLSATFKKDENVDQAIARIAEEAVQAVQAGKTLLILDDAKSHQEDFYWIDPHLVTSAIDQALVKAELRRECSLVLRSAAIRSLHDIITVFGLGADLVSPYYMFLTVLDESNKPLLNLYSALTKGIEKVISTIGIHELRGYGRLFSSIGLHEEIAQILNIINFFGSKEIESNFEAMKLDALKRAEDYQSEKERVGKTFHLFPRIWKAIGEVAATGDYSAYRDKISEQETENPTTIRHLVQLKKTNKRVLPADVDLRVGDHDLPFLISSMSFGSQNETAFRAYAEGADRLNMVSLNGEGGEIKDMLGKYPKTRGQQIASGRFGVNAELLNSSNLLEIKIGQGAKPGEGGHLPGSKVTAKVAEARNATLGSDLISPSNNHDIYSIEDLAQMILELKTANDQAKIAVKVPVVPNIGTIAVGIAKAGADIITLSGFDGGTGAARIHALQYVGLPVEIGVKAAHNALLESGLRHKVEIWADGGMKSAMDVIKIMLLGANRVGFGTLAMLSIGCTTCRGCHLDTCHVGIATQIESEAQAKEHGLRRFVPRQFDMAVQGIMNLFTAFGLELKTLAASLGIKNLQDAVGHSELLEQVRGEQQLNLSYLLKPLEISQFAKIEASKSMEEVQMQVAAGAEYLDASVEQLLSSREFVSVTSEQRVLGSRVSCHRVRGRLDGSYKQLAPVQLKYLDGSIPGNGLGAYNSEGIEITVEGGGQDGVGKTSFGGAIQVLKSKGKNGILFNGSVGKGFGYGAQKGLLIAQGNADARAGIRLSGADLIIGGAMKKPLPEKEAGNIGANANIKGFAFEYMTNGRGLVLGDPGPWICAGMTGGVVYVRQQPEMGLTKDAITRRVAKGAKVSVVELNEKGIQDINELLNQYTDLLEKNGQSSEANQLRGLLTNPENHFIQIIPVKEQADPSVSTE